Proteins from a genomic interval of Molothrus ater isolate BHLD 08-10-18 breed brown headed cowbird chromosome 10, BPBGC_Mater_1.1, whole genome shotgun sequence:
- the MAB21L4 gene encoding protein mab-21-like 4: protein MEANTSLWRSYLGVILSRERQRMEHFQRAEDILLTLLESVHARDPRFLVDYARNLEAFEFSLCASEDAVTLEVPLRIDGDTVRVLARGSSPEQGRHPAELRTCCLELCSPGADLEDWTGAVDGMEHCLLPGKILQHLKELLVSAIVRCQRLFLLQPGDISAENLREDALELSLLIRGSWKPIRFDIVPVVRRQQEPLQLRRRQSDRGFPAGSLRRATDEAHFVPASPLCWRSSTHLPLLKLLRGVDSLQGPRVDSLRLLDQLREQDWGGQAGTGPLTFHHLKMVLLWSTELFPSPEDWQDLEGSVYRLLVILLRCLATQHLPHFLNPEENLFQGMAPDLASLYHKVESFAWDPQRFLRFHFGLHGFSGSCQADTETRALLQLPSKDGSCWDTAYFDILLSQFQVFRIQDSTRRSAASQLLARIRQEIPQQS from the exons ATGGAAGCCAACACTTCCCTCTGGCGCAGCTACCTCGGCGTGATCCTGTCCCGCGAGAGGCAGCGGATGGAGCATTTCCAGCGGGCCGAGGACATCCTGCTCACCCTGCTGGAGAGTGTCCATGCCAGGGATCCTCGCTTCCTCGTGGACTACGCCAGGAACCTGGAAGCCTTCGAGttctctctctgtgcctctgaggACGCTGTGACTCTCGAGGTGCCCCTGCGCATTGACGGTGACACCGTGCGAGTGCTGGCACGGGGGAGCAGCCCGGAGCAGGGCAGGCATCCTGCAGAGCTCCGCACCTGCTGCCTGGAACTGTGCTCTCCAGGGGCTGATTTGGAGGACTGGACTGGTGCTGTGGATGGGATGGAGCACTGCCTGCTTCCAGGCAAAATCCTGCAGCACCTGAAAGAGCTCCTTGTTTCAGCCATCGTGCGCTGCCAACgcctcttcctgctgcagccag GTGACATCAGCGCTGAAAACCTGCGGGAAGATGCcctggagctctccctgctgatCCGCGGCAGCTGGAAGCCCATTCGCTTTGACATCGTTCCTGTggtgaggaggcagcaggagccgcTGCAGCTCCGGAGGCGGCAGAGCGACAGGGGCTTCCCCGCAGGCAGCCTCAGGAGGGCCACGGACGAGGCTCACTTtgtccctgcctctcccctctGCTGGAG GTCCTCCACTCACCTTCCCCTCCTGAAGCTGCTCCGGGGAGTGGATTCCCTGCAGGGGCCCCGTGTGGACAGCCTCCGCCTGCTGGACCAGCTCCGTGAGCAGGACTGggggggccaggctgggacGGGCCCTCTCACCTTCCACCACCTCAAG ATGGTGTTGCTGTGGAGCACAgagcttttcccctccccagagGACTGGCAGGACCTGGAAGGCTCTGTCTACAGGCTCCTGGTGATCCTCCTCCGCTGCCTGGCCACCCAGCACCTGCCCCACTTCCTGAACCCAGAGGAAAACCTCTTCCAAGGAATGGCCCCAGACCTTGCCTCCCTCTACCATAAGGTGGAGAGCTTTGCCTGGGACCCCCAGCGCTTCCTCCGCTTCCATTTTGGCCTCCACGGGTTCAgtggcagctgccaggcagaCACAGAGAccagagccctcctgcagctccccagcaaggatggctcctgctgggacacagcctaCTTTGACATCCTGCTCAGCCAG TTCCAGGTGTTCCGGATCCAGGACAGCACGCGCCgctctgcagcatcccagctcctcGCCAGGATCCGCCAGGAAatccctcagcagagctga
- the AGXT gene encoding alanine--glyoxylate aminotransferase → MATSLLRVCPPGELLRPLAVPERLLLGPGPSNVPRRIRAAGALQLLGHMHPEVLQVMDEIKAGIQYAFQTRNRLSLAVSGSGHCAMEAALFNLLEPGDTVLVAINGVWGQRAAEIARRLGANVCELLKPPGKYFTPQDIEQGLVQHKPLVLFITHGESSTGVLQPLEGLGQLCHRHGCLLLVDAVASLGGAPIFMDQQEIDVLYSGSQKVLNAPPGSAPISFSERARDKLLRRKTKPPSFYLDMGCLANYWGCDGEPRRYHHTAPINSFFSLREGLALLAELGLESSWERHRANCSLLCQGLLDMGLELFVEEEKARLPTITTVRVPEGYSWKDITAFLMDKHGVEIAGGLGPTVGKVLRIGLMGCNSSRASVERVLGALRDALQRCPRSRL, encoded by the exons ATGGCCACCAGCCTGCTCCGCGTGTGCCCTCCGGGGGAGCTGCTGCGGCCCCTGGCCGTGCCGGAGCGGCTGCTGCTCGGGCCGGGCCCCAGCAACGTCCCCCGCCGCATCCGGGCTGCGGGAGcgctccagctcctgggccaCATGCACCCCgaggtgctgcag GTGATGGATGAGATCAAGGCAGGCATCCAGTACGCCTTCCAGACACGCAACAGGCTGAGCCTGGCCGTCAGCGGCAGCGGCCACTGTGCCATGGAGGCCGCCCTCTTCAacctgctggagccaggtgACACCGTGCTGGTGGCCATCAATGGCGTCTGGGGACAGCGTGCTGCCGAGATTGCCAGGAGGCTGG GAGCCAATGTCTGTGAGCTGCTGAAGCCCCCGGGCAAGTACTTCACTCCACAAGACATTGAGCAG GGCCTGGTGCAGCACAAACCTTTGGTGCTCTTCATCACCCACGGCGAGTCCTCCACAGGGGTGCTGCAGCCACTGGAggggctgggccagctctgccaccG GCatggctgcctgctgctggtggaCGCAGTGGCATCGCTTGGGGGAGCCCCCATCTTCATGGACCAGCAGG AGATTGATGTCCTGTATTCGGGGTCCCAGAAGGTCCTGAATGCaccccctggcagtgcccccaTCTCATTCAGTGAGAGAGCCAG GGACAagctgctgaggaggaagaCGAAGCCCCCATCCTTCTATCTGGACATGGGCTGCTTGGCAAACTACTGGGGCTGTGACGGGGAGCCGCGGAG GTACCACCACACAGCGCCCATCAACAGCTTCTTCAGCCTGCGGGagggcctggccctgctggcagaACTG GGTCTGGAGAGCTCCTGGGAGCGACACCGGGCCAACTGcagcctgctgtgccaggggctgctcgacatggggctggagctctttgtggaggaggag AAGGCCAGACTGCCCACCATCACCACCGTCAGGGTGCCCGAGGGCTACAGCTGGAAGGACATCACGGCTTTCCTGATGGACAAGCACGGCGTGGAGATCGCCGGGGGCCTGGGCCCCACGGTGGGCaag GTCCTGCGCATCGGCCTCATGGGCTGCAACTCATCCAGGGCCAGCGTGGAGCGAGTGCTGGGAGCCCTGCGGGACGCCCTCCAGCGCTGCCCCCGCAGCCGGCTGTGA